GCTCTGGATGTGTGCTCTGTGGAATCATTCCTGCTCCATTTCCTGTGTGGCACTACCCCAGGATGGCCCAAGGGCTCCCAGGCCATCACCAGGTCTCACCTGAGCTATTCAGACCACAAGTACAACTTGTACTTGCTGAGGAAAGGAGGCCTGTGTGGTCAGTAAGTGCATCTGCCAGGGTGCTGGAATGAGCTGAGCTCTCCACAAacagccctgctgtggcaggaactgcagcaggagatgcctgacacagcccctctgccaaAGATTTTGGGGCTTGTATGGCAGCTCTAACTTGCCTTTGATGTTTTGTCAGTGCCCAGCCCTTCATGCTGTACCACCCAATGTAAGAGTGACAGATGCCCCATCACCACATGGGCTCCCTGCACATGGGAGACTGCACTGGTTTGGAGAGAATACTCAGGATGagcaaaatgagaaagaaagtGCCCTTTTCCCAGTTCTCAGTTCTCTGTGTCACCAGTGTGttctgctcagggcagagctgttACTGCAGGGGCCTGAGCCTGCCTGCTGGTCCCATTCCTCCTCCTGTatctgctcagccctggggacaaGGACTTTGGGGTGCTGGTGAGTGAGGGCTGCACCTGCCCCAACCCTGAAAccccctcagccctgggctgagcccccagtggggcagcaggggagggggcatcctgctcctctgcctcacctgcagagctgccccagccctgggcccagcacaggagggaccgggagctgctggagagtccagaggaggcaccagagatgctgcaagggctggagcccctctgctctggagccaggctgggagagctgggggtgcccacctggagaggagaaggctccagggagagctcagagacccttgcagggcctgaaggggctccaggagagctggagagggactggggacaagggatggagggacaggacacagggaatggcttcccactgccagagggaagggatggatgggatattgggaatgaggaactgttccctgtgagggtgggcaggccctggcacagggtgcccagagcagctgtggctgcccctggatccctggcacagcccaaggccaggctggacactgggacttggagcagcctgggacagtgggaggtgtccctgcccatggcagagggtgaaATGGGATGGGCTTTATGGCTCTTCTGGGATGATTCTATGAAATTACCTTTCCCCCTCATTCAGCCCAGCCTGACTCCTTGGCTTGTCTCTTCTGCcaagctgggcagagcaggaacTGCTGAGCCCTCAGCATCAGCTCTATTCCAGCTCTAAAAGATGCCTTCTACCAAGGCAATATTGTTTGCTCTGCTCCCCCTACAGCAGATCCCTGGTTTGTCACTATCGTACACGTGTCATGctccagcctcgctgccctgagccctgcccggTGTCACAGCACATGGGAAGGTGTTCCCAGAGCCAaggcagccagcaggagcaggacctgtgacagctctgtccctgctgtcgctgcagggctgctttccACTGGAATCAGCAGAGCGTGAGGACAGGGCGGGTGTGCTTTGACAAACACCATGTGCATCCTGCCACGAACAAGCAGGGACCAAGGAACTccttgcagcaggcagcagccagagctgacagctcTACAAAAAGGCTTAAACCTCCTGTCCCAGAGCTCTCCTCCCCTTTACCTTCCTGAGAACCAGCTCTGAGGCTCGATGCTCCAGCACCAGTGCACTGAACTGTGTTCCCAGGTGCTGAATGTCCTGCTTCAGCCTGGCACACCTCTCCTGGGAAGCTTCCTTATCttctttttgctgcttttccccttcctcCATGATCAGCCGGATGTCAGCCTTGCAGTTCTTGGCCAGATCTTCCATGCTAGTTTTGAGCTTTTCAATTGTTTTGTCCTTCCTGCTAACCTAGACCAGAAAACAAGATGAATAGCTTCGGGACATGCCCCTGAGGCATAAGGTgagcaggagaagaaaaaacattGCACAGCTGGAGGAGGTCCAAGAAGGGACCCCTAGGGCCAGCTCAGGTAGCACCTGTCGGCTGAGGGAAGAGTTAGATTTACACAGGAACTTTGGAAACCTGTTAGTAAATGCACAGAGTGAACAAACCATCCCAAGCCCCAATGGCACTGCCGCCTGAGGAGCAGCCAAAACAGATTCCCTGGAGTAGCCGTGTGGCTCCTCAAGGgctggatcaggctctgagTGACTGACTGGGGGACACAGCTCAGGAGGGAAATCCCCAGCTGGGATTAGTGAAACAGATTTATTCACCATGTCCTGGACAAGCTGCCAAATTGCACATAAAAATCTCGATTCCCAGAACTCtaaggagcagagggaaatgggAAAGCAGGCCcttggctctgccagcagcGAGCACAGGGCAAAACCTTCTCAGCCAACCCCTCTTgcagggaggagaaagagaaaccCAGGTAGAAAACAAAGGATTGTTGTCAGAAGCTCTGGGCTTGGTACACAGGCTGGGAAAGTGCCTGGGAAGTGCCCAGTCAATTATCTGCACCTCAGCTGCAGATAAAATTAAAGATTCATGTAATTTGTAAAATCACTGATTAATCACAACTGCTCCAAGGCAGTTGTTAGAGTCGGGAGTCACAGAAATGTTGGTTTTAAGCAAGAGTGAAGACAGagcaaatattaaaaatggattttaatCAGAGCAATCTCTCCCTGTAAtgatttttcattctttcagcAGCAGGGAATGAAGCAGCTGGCATTGTCACCCTGCCAGGATACCACCACAGCAGTTTGTGCCTGTCCTGCCACTCCTCTGGAACTCAGGGACTTATATTGTTTAAGTTGGCTGGTGACAACAGGttcaaaacatgccaaatccgaataaaaaaaaaaatcaagcatgcaatatgcatttttcattatattttacaataaaaatattatttttaagttttaGATCTGGTTTAGAAAGGATTTCTGGAACTTGCTCTTTAGGAACTGCAATAAAGGGATCGATTTATAGTTAGCAAGGTTTTGCTCCAGTAAAAAGCAAGTTTCCACTTGGTTGGAAAACTCATTCCCACAAGGTCATACCTCTTCATCTCGAGTCTGGATGActcctgccagctctccctgtAGAGCTGAgataatttctgtgtttttctcaaCCTGGAGGGAAATTTCATTCATGAATTCAATCATTTCCTTCTCCTCATCAGGAGTGGTCAGGAGCCTCTCAAGCATGAAATCCCGGAACTCCATGAAGGCTTTGATAAACACATCAGCTGGTGACTCTCTCACCCAAACTTCATATTTCAGCCCATGGTAAAGCAAGGGGTTGGCCAGGAAGAGCCTCaggatgtttctcagggaacattTCATGCGTTGCACTGCAGCCCTCATGCTCTTCGCATCtccagggctggtgagcagGTGCTGTATTTCCATTGAAAGCTTCTGATGCTCCAAAAGGCCGCTTGTGATCTCAGGTCCCAGCATCCTAGCATACCTGTCCAGGGAGCCAATAATCCGTGGGATCAACCTGGTGATCTCCAGCTTGACAATGGTCTCATCCAAGACAGTTAGGATTCTTTCTGTCTCCGTGCTATCAGGCTTTAGCTGGCGTGGATCTAACACCTTCATGACACTTAATGGGATCCCTACCTTCCTT
The Passer domesticus isolate bPasDom1 chromosome 17, bPasDom1.hap1, whole genome shotgun sequence DNA segment above includes these coding regions:
- the IQCD gene encoding dynein regulatory complex protein 10 isoform X4; this encodes MLGPEITSGLLEHQKLSMEIQHLLTSPGDAKSMRAAVQRMKCSLRNILRLFLANPLLYHGLKYEVWVRESPADVFIKAFMEFRDFMLERLLTTPDEEKEMIEFMNEISLQVEKNTEIISALQGELAGVIQTRDEEVSRKDKTIEKLKTSMEDLAKNCKADIRLIMEEGEKQQKEDKEASQERCARLKQDIQHLGTQFSALVLEHRASELVLRKEKCKAEKEIQEWVQKYDRDMTEKQTTYEEVQAVYKEEKEQLSLLMEKHAMLLQEYTQIEEERKMLKEKEEEAAKEEARRNNAATCIQAFWKGYLVRSIYKSKLKKGKGKGKGKGKK
- the IQCD gene encoding dynein regulatory complex protein 10 isoform X2, whose product is MKQRTLLKGMAAPRKVGIPLSVMKVLDPRQLKPDSTETERILTVLDETIVKLEITRLIPRIIGSLDRYARMLGPEITSGLLEHQKLSMEIQHLLTSPGDAKSMRAAVQRMKCSLRNILRLFLANPLLYHGLKYEVWVRESPADVFIKAFMEFRDFMLERLLTTPDEEKEMIEFMNEISLQVEKNTEIISALQGELAGVIQTRDEEVSRKDKTIEKLKTSMEDLAKNCKADIRLIMEEGEKQQKEDKEASQERCARLKQDIQHLGTQFSALVLEHRASELVLRKFSFASVSSWLPQFVDDLPHSIRHVHFLLQKAASGAVHPPPPCCKPNKALWECPRRILKPGHTTYVSAEGSLSRGGGEIFRYNDAVAQSFPVFSLRTLLTRPQMSARI
- the IQCD gene encoding dynein regulatory complex protein 10 isoform X3, whose product is MKQRTLLKGMAAPRKVGIPLSVMKVLDPRQLKPDSTETERILTVLDETIVKLEITRLIPRIIGSLDRYARMLGPEITSGLLEHQKLSMEIQHLLTSPGDAKSMRAAVQRMKCSLRNILRLFLANPLLYHGLKYEVWVRESPADVFIKAFMEFRDFMLERLLTTPDEEKEMIEFMNEISLQVEKNTEIISALQGELAGVIQTRDEEVSRKDKTIEKLKTSMEDLAKNCKADIRLIMEEGEKQQKEDKEASQERCARLKQDIQHLGTQFSALVLEHRASELVLRKTTYEEVQAVYKEEKEQLSLLMEKHAMLLQEYTQIEEERKMLKEKEEEAAKEEARRNNAATCIQAFWKGYLVRSIYKSKLKKGKGKGKGKGKK
- the IQCD gene encoding dynein regulatory complex protein 10 isoform X1; the encoded protein is MKQRTLLKGMAAPRKVGIPLSVMKVLDPRQLKPDSTETERILTVLDETIVKLEITRLIPRIIGSLDRYARMLGPEITSGLLEHQKLSMEIQHLLTSPGDAKSMRAAVQRMKCSLRNILRLFLANPLLYHGLKYEVWVRESPADVFIKAFMEFRDFMLERLLTTPDEEKEMIEFMNEISLQVEKNTEIISALQGELAGVIQTRDEEVSRKDKTIEKLKTSMEDLAKNCKADIRLIMEEGEKQQKEDKEASQERCARLKQDIQHLGTQFSALVLEHRASELVLRKEKCKAEKEIQEWVQKYDRDMTEKQTTYEEVQAVYKEEKEQLSLLMEKHAMLLQEYTQIEEERKMLKEKEEEAAKEEARRNNAATCIQAFWKGYLVRSIYKSKLKKGKGKGKGKGKK